A single Halanaerobiales bacterium DNA region contains:
- a CDS encoding cyclodeaminase/cyclohydrolase family protein, translating into MKKFEEYNLNEFNEKLASKSPTPGGGSVAGLSASLSAALIEMVINLTNDDSLDNNKNELSKKRKEALELIDEDAQSFNMVMDAYKMPKNTDEEKKERKKAIQNGLYKASLTPLDTMKLGLKLMEIARKVIEKGNPHAISDIGVAGYMGISAIKGAYLNVLINTQSIKDKNKAEKLENEVNEIISKGEKLLTEIEEITISKIKS; encoded by the coding sequence ATGAAAAAATTTGAAGAATACAATTTAAATGAATTTAATGAAAAATTAGCCAGTAAATCACCTACTCCTGGTGGAGGAAGTGTTGCTGGATTGAGTGCGTCACTATCTGCCGCTTTAATTGAAATGGTAATTAATTTAACTAATGACGATTCATTAGATAATAACAAAAATGAACTTTCTAAAAAAAGAAAAGAAGCATTAGAATTGATAGATGAAGATGCGCAAAGTTTTAATATGGTAATGGATGCCTATAAAATGCCTAAAAATACTGATGAAGAAAAAAAAGAAAGAAAAAAAGCTATACAAAATGGATTATATAAAGCAAGTTTAACTCCACTTGATACAATGAAATTAGGTTTAAAACTTATGGAAATTGCTAGAAAAGTTATTGAAAAAGGTAATCCTCATGCAATATCAGATATTGGTGTTGCGGGATATATGGGGATTTCTGCAATAAAAGGAGCTTATTTAAATGTATTAATAAATACTCAATCTATAAAAGATAAAAACAAGGCTGAAAAGTTAGAAAATGAAGTTAATGAAATTATATCTAAAGGTGAAAAATTACTAACTGAAATTGAAGAAATTACAATTTCAAAAATAAAATCTTAA
- a CDS encoding alkaline phosphatase family protein, producing the protein MKILLFFIDGFGIGDKNNLKNPFLKANTPILDEISTHNLGTYIKTDVSMKVTGLPQSATGQTALLTGKNAAKAMGRHKSGFPGPTLIEIISKFNIYKQLSKFNLSSTFANAYTKSYVEKVYKNKKRASVTTQCLLHSNNEFRFLEDIKNNNAVYQDFTNKILRDKGHNIPVFSPEKAANNLSKICLNHDFTLYEFFQTDKAGHSQNMNFALKTLENLDKFLKQLIQNLENMVTIIITSDHGNIEDLSIKTHTKNKVPTIIIGKQKLDLKKSIKTITDITPAIISELK; encoded by the coding sequence ATGAAAATACTTTTGTTTTTCATAGATGGTTTTGGAATTGGAGATAAAAATAATCTAAAAAACCCTTTTTTAAAAGCTAATACTCCAATATTAGATGAAATATCCACTCATAATCTAGGAACTTACATAAAAACTGATGTTAGTATGAAAGTTACTGGCCTTCCACAAAGTGCTACAGGACAAACAGCTTTATTGACTGGTAAAAACGCAGCTAAAGCAATGGGAAGACATAAAAGTGGTTTTCCGGGACCAACTTTGATAGAAATTATATCAAAATTTAATATATATAAACAATTATCTAAATTTAATTTATCTTCTACTTTTGCAAATGCTTATACTAAAAGCTATGTTGAAAAAGTATATAAAAACAAAAAAAGAGCATCTGTAACTACTCAATGTTTACTTCATTCCAATAATGAATTCCGTTTTTTAGAAGATATTAAGAATAATAATGCTGTATATCAGGATTTTACTAATAAGATACTTAGAGATAAAGGTCACAATATACCTGTTTTTTCTCCTGAAAAAGCAGCAAATAACCTTTCTAAAATTTGTTTAAACCATGATTTTACTTTATACGAATTTTTTCAAACAGATAAAGCTGGACACAGTCAAAATATGAATTTCGCACTGAAAACTCTTGAAAATTTAGATAAATTTTTAAAACAATTAATTCAAAATTTAGAAAACATGGTTACAATAATAATCACAAGTGATCATGGAAATATTGAAGATCTTTCGATAAAAACACATACTAAAAATAAGGTGCCAACAATTATTATAGGTAAACAAAAACTGGATTTGAAAAAAAGTATAAAAACTATTACTGATATTACCCCAGCAATTATTTCAGAACTTAAATAA